From Thermincola ferriacetica, the proteins below share one genomic window:
- the flgL gene encoding flagellar hook-associated protein FlgL, translated as MRVTQSMLVGNFLSNLNNNYRIMNKIQEQLSTGKKINRPSDDPVGVVSSLRLRVGLTETEKYLNNVEDARAWLDTTDIALGQVSDLLHRARELTINGANDALAQQSRDALAKEIHQLRDQMIQVANTTHDGRHIFGGFKTTTPPFTAAGAYTGDNGSITYEIGVNVSMQVNITGDRAFINAQDVFQLLANIEADLTAGNTASLSNVRVGELDNAIDNILSLRSEVGAKTNRLDLTKSRLDEANLNLSELLSKNEDINTAEVITQLKMQENTYRTALAAGARIIQPTLIDFLR; from the coding sequence ATGCGCGTAACACAGAGTATGTTGGTGGGCAATTTTCTGTCAAATTTAAATAATAATTACCGGATTATGAATAAGATACAGGAGCAATTGTCCACCGGAAAAAAAATAAACCGGCCTTCCGATGACCCTGTAGGTGTGGTCAGTTCCCTGCGGTTGCGGGTAGGGCTTACAGAAACAGAGAAATACCTGAATAATGTTGAGGACGCGCGGGCCTGGCTGGATACTACCGATATTGCCCTGGGCCAGGTATCGGACCTTTTGCACAGGGCGCGGGAACTGACCATTAATGGCGCTAACGATGCTCTGGCGCAGCAGTCGAGGGATGCCCTGGCCAAGGAAATACACCAGCTCAGAGACCAGATGATTCAGGTGGCCAATACGACCCATGACGGGCGGCATATTTTTGGCGGGTTTAAAACAACAACTCCGCCTTTTACCGCAGCCGGGGCATACACCGGAGATAACGGGTCAATTACATACGAAATAGGCGTTAATGTTTCGATGCAGGTAAATATAACAGGTGATAGGGCGTTTATCAACGCCCAGGATGTTTTTCAGCTTTTGGCCAACATTGAAGCCGACTTAACTGCCGGCAACACTGCAAGTTTGTCCAATGTCCGGGTCGGTGAACTGGATAATGCCATTGATAATATACTTTCCCTGCGTTCGGAGGTGGGGGCAAAAACTAACCGGCTTGACCTGACGAAATCCCGACTGGATGAGGCGAACCTTAATTTGAGCGAACTGTTGTCCAAGAATGAAGATATTAATACGGCCGAAGTTATTACCCAACTGAAAATGCAGGAAAACACTTACCGTACTGCTCTGGCGGCGGGGGCCAGAATTATTCAGCCCACGCTGATAGACTTTTTACGTTAA
- a CDS encoding flagellar protein FlaG, with protein MKVDSSVTINANQQLVTARGAGAIREEPVREGAAAPVDTGLGQGKNQLDARMVNDAVEKLNKTARIFNKSLHFRFHKEAKRWQVQVMNLDTGEVIREIPPSEILDVVAKIQEIVGVFVDERR; from the coding sequence ATGAAGGTTGATTCTTCTGTGACGATTAATGCCAATCAGCAACTGGTAACGGCCAGGGGTGCCGGAGCTATCAGAGAAGAACCGGTGAGAGAAGGAGCTGCGGCACCGGTGGATACCGGGCTTGGTCAGGGGAAAAACCAATTGGACGCCCGAATGGTGAATGATGCTGTCGAAAAGTTGAACAAAACGGCGCGTATCTTTAATAAAAGCCTACACTTTCGATTTCACAAGGAAGCGAAGCGGTGGCAGGTACAGGTGATGAACCTTGACACGGGAGAAGTGATCAGGGAAATTCCGCCCTCCGAAATACTGGATGTGGTGGCGAAAATACAGGAAATTGTCGGTGTTTTTGTTGATGAACGCCGGTAG
- the fliD gene encoding flagellar filament capping protein FliD, with translation MERLSGIISGLDTQGLIAQLMQIEARPVDLMKQQQHTYELRKELWQEINTSLSALNSKIKDLLDPAKFTVQKATSRDETVATAEADGTAGVGVYDIIVTTLAKAHRVAGSNQGSATTALGLTGNFTISDGLYTSTISVTADDTLTSIMKKINAAKDNVDAKKDLRVTASIVDNKLVLTHDETGTANSITLTDSNNLSGVTDPTEVLESLGLLKDDKTVANTLQGPVDAAFKINGIDVVRGSNTVSDVVSGLTINLLKEGGASTTITVEQDTDAVYATVKAFVDQYNSTMDLINTRLSEEKVKDATTDAALKKGLLRGDSALVGLKDRLRRMVSEPIAGLQPFDRLSDIGITTTSDDFGKSGKLQIDETKLKEAVKKDPEGVARLFFNDLDADKDIDAGETGIAVKLQNEMEQFISSSTKSIGGIIVKKGLIPARLDSLDKVIKDYDGKIAAYEERLKLREEELWRQFTTMEKALSDMQNQASWLAGQLNALYS, from the coding sequence ATGGAGCGGTTGAGCGGCATAATTTCCGGTTTGGATACGCAAGGTTTGATAGCCCAATTGATGCAGATAGAAGCCAGGCCTGTTGATTTGATGAAACAGCAGCAGCATACCTATGAACTGCGTAAGGAGCTGTGGCAGGAAATAAACACCAGCCTGTCAGCTCTTAATTCCAAAATCAAGGATTTACTGGACCCGGCCAAATTCACGGTACAAAAAGCAACTTCTCGTGATGAGACTGTTGCTACAGCAGAAGCTGACGGCACAGCAGGAGTCGGAGTTTATGACATTATCGTCACTACCCTGGCCAAGGCCCACCGGGTTGCCGGTTCAAATCAGGGCAGTGCCACAACTGCGCTGGGTTTGACAGGAAATTTTACCATCAGTGACGGACTTTATACCAGCACTATTTCGGTAACGGCTGACGATACCCTGACTTCAATAATGAAAAAGATAAATGCCGCCAAGGACAACGTTGATGCAAAGAAGGATCTGAGAGTCACTGCTTCTATAGTTGACAATAAACTGGTATTGACCCATGATGAAACGGGTACTGCCAACAGTATCACCCTTACTGACAGCAATAATCTCAGTGGGGTGACCGATCCGACCGAGGTACTGGAATCCCTTGGTTTGCTTAAGGATGATAAGACTGTTGCCAATACCTTGCAGGGACCCGTGGATGCTGCCTTTAAAATTAACGGTATAGACGTCGTCAGGGGCTCCAACACTGTTTCGGATGTAGTTTCGGGACTGACCATTAACCTGCTTAAAGAGGGAGGCGCTTCCACAACCATTACTGTTGAGCAGGATACTGATGCGGTATATGCTACGGTTAAAGCCTTTGTGGATCAGTATAACAGTACCATGGATTTGATCAATACCAGGTTAAGTGAAGAAAAAGTAAAGGATGCTACCACTGATGCTGCTTTGAAAAAGGGGCTGCTGAGGGGTGACAGTGCCCTGGTGGGGCTCAAGGACAGGCTGCGCCGCATGGTTTCTGAACCAATCGCCGGATTACAGCCTTTTGACCGGCTATCCGATATAGGTATTACCACTACCTCCGATGACTTTGGAAAATCAGGTAAACTGCAGATCGATGAGACTAAACTGAAAGAAGCAGTTAAAAAGGATCCGGAGGGTGTTGCTCGGCTGTTTTTTAACGACCTTGATGCAGATAAAGATATAGATGCCGGGGAAACGGGTATTGCGGTGAAATTGCAGAATGAGATGGAACAGTTTATTTCTTCCAGCACCAAAAGCATCGGCGGCATTATTGTCAAAAAGGGTCTTATTCCGGCCAGGCTGGACAGTCTGGATAAGGTCATAAAGGACTATGACGGGAAAATTGCGGCTTATGAAGAGCGCCTAAAGTTAAGGGAAGAGGAACTGTGGAGACAGTTTACGACTATGGAAAAGGCTTTAAGTGATATGCAAAACCAGGCCAGTTGGCTGGCCGGTCAATTAAACGCCCTTTATAGTTAA
- a CDS encoding flagellar biosynthesis anti-sigma factor FlgM, with protein sequence MIISDAQIKSLLQTYARQDARYSATKAKDEREKKAMVNDNSLVSDTARAFQMAKNLIKEMPDIREERLKGIQNQVMTGTYEISDDEIAEKMIGRSLVDKLV encoded by the coding sequence ATGATAATTTCCGACGCGCAGATAAAGAGCCTGCTCCAGACTTATGCCAGGCAGGATGCCCGGTATTCCGCCACGAAGGCAAAAGACGAAAGAGAAAAGAAAGCTATGGTAAACGACAATTCTTTGGTTTCAGATACGGCCAGGGCTTTTCAAATGGCTAAAAATCTTATTAAAGAAATGCCTGATATCAGAGAAGAACGGTTGAAAGGGATTCAGAATCAGGTTATGACCGGGACCTATGAAATTTCCGACGATGAAATAGCTGAGAAGATGATTGGCCGAAGCCTGGTGGATAAGCTGGTTTAA
- the csrA gene encoding carbon storage regulator CsrA: protein MLALTRKAGESIIIDNEIEITVVEIKGDKVKIAIAAPKKVAIARKEILDEVRAENREAAGMATGMGEKQVRDLKTIMRNLNLGKK, encoded by the coding sequence ATGTTGGCGTTAACCAGGAAAGCCGGTGAAAGTATAATCATAGATAATGAAATTGAAATCACGGTGGTGGAAATTAAAGGCGATAAAGTAAAAATTGCCATTGCAGCGCCAAAAAAAGTTGCCATAGCACGGAAAGAAATCTTGGACGAAGTAAGGGCTGAAAACAGAGAGGCGGCCGGTATGGCCACAGGAATGGGCGAAAAGCAGGTCAGGGATTTAAAAACTATTATGAGAAATTTAAATTTGGGTAAAAAATAA
- the fliW gene encoding flagellar assembly protein FliW produces MIVETRRFGSLEIEEKDIIFIVGGMLGFEDKNKYILLDHDQETPFKWLQSAEDRELAFVVMEPFIFYPDYEFDLPEDDVRELELVKPEHARVFTVLVVPEDVKMITANLKAPIVINISNRKGKQVILADDRYPVKYYLFQEKQGQGGL; encoded by the coding sequence GTGATTGTTGAAACCAGGCGCTTTGGCAGCCTAGAGATTGAAGAAAAAGATATTATATTTATTGTGGGGGGTATGCTGGGTTTTGAAGATAAAAATAAGTATATCCTGCTGGACCACGATCAGGAGACACCTTTTAAATGGCTGCAGTCTGCAGAGGACCGGGAACTGGCCTTCGTCGTCATGGAACCCTTTATTTTTTACCCGGACTACGAATTTGACTTGCCCGAAGATGATGTTCGGGAGCTTGAACTTGTAAAGCCGGAGCACGCCCGGGTTTTTACGGTGCTGGTGGTGCCGGAGGATGTAAAAATGATAACGGCTAACCTGAAGGCTCCCATAGTAATAAATATTTCCAACAGAAAAGGGAAGCAGGTTATCCTGGCCGATGACAGGTACCCTGTTAAGTACTATTTGTTCCAAGAGAAACAGGGCCAGGGGGGGCTGTAA
- a CDS encoding flagellar protein FlgN has protein sequence MLKLAEELIAILQEQLDLYTQLLSLARAKRPVLVKGKIEELDGITKQEEAIIFQVGRLEGQRNRIHQALANHFALSPANLTATELEKYLDADAAARLRCVFDKMVNIFADLEKENKTNTELIEHSLEYVNFYLNILSNTDTSPSYNDNDKERKNGAPARIFDQKI, from the coding sequence ATGCTCAAACTTGCCGAGGAGTTAATTGCCATATTGCAGGAGCAGTTGGATCTGTACACGCAGTTGCTCAGCCTGGCCAGGGCCAAACGACCGGTTTTGGTGAAGGGAAAAATAGAAGAACTTGACGGTATTACAAAACAGGAAGAAGCAATCATTTTTCAGGTTGGTAGGCTTGAAGGGCAAAGAAACAGGATTCATCAAGCTTTGGCCAACCATTTTGCACTTTCACCGGCAAATTTAACGGCTACCGAATTGGAGAAATATCTGGATGCAGATGCCGCTGCGCGTTTACGCTGTGTCTTTGACAAAATGGTAAACATATTTGCCGACCTGGAAAAGGAGAATAAGACTAATACTGAGCTGATTGAACATTCCCTGGAGTACGTAAATTTTTATTTGAATATTTTAAGCAATACGGATACCAGTCCGTCTTATAATGATAATGATAAAGAGAGAAAAAACGGGGCGCCGGCCCGGATTTTTGACCAAAAAATTTAG
- the flgK gene encoding flagellar hook-associated protein FlgK has protein sequence MRSTFFGLNIGRQALQAQQRALDVTAHNIANANTEGFSRQRAVMATTTPFAYPSVNRPIGAGQIGTGVMVEEVKRMRDSFIDLQVRQEVNKTGEWETKNNSLQKLEVIFNEPSDAGLRTVLDQFWEAWQELSKKPELEAVRSLVRQRGIAVAETFNHLDRQLTDLAEDLDASVKIKVDEINNIAGQVAALNDQIVRVEVQGDNANDLRDKRDLLLDELSKIVQITVKEDNSGAVTVSIGGRALVSAAGVSKISAVPNGANNGYVDLQWAVDGTAVSIQSGSIKGMLDIRDITIPSYRQQLDDLANALVTSVNAEHVAGYGLNKTAADPHFNFFDAAGTTAATISIDAAILGDLDNIAAASTAADPLASPSVENSGDGSNALNIAELKHQALLGTATLDDYYRGMIAQLGVEAQESSRMVDNQNLLLSQLENRRQEVSGVSLDEEMTNMIKFQHAYNAAARTITAMDEMLDTIVNRLGLVGR, from the coding sequence ATGCGAAGTACTTTTTTTGGGCTAAACATTGGGCGGCAGGCCCTGCAGGCTCAGCAGCGGGCTTTGGATGTTACTGCCCACAATATTGCCAATGCCAATACCGAAGGGTTTTCCAGGCAGCGTGCGGTGATGGCCACGACAACGCCTTTTGCCTATCCGAGCGTGAACAGGCCTATCGGCGCCGGGCAGATCGGTACCGGGGTCATGGTTGAGGAAGTTAAACGGATGCGGGATAGTTTTATAGACTTGCAGGTCCGGCAGGAGGTTAACAAAACGGGTGAGTGGGAGACCAAAAATAATTCTCTGCAGAAACTGGAGGTCATTTTTAATGAACCCTCCGATGCCGGCTTGCGGACAGTTTTAGACCAATTTTGGGAGGCCTGGCAGGAACTTTCCAAGAAGCCTGAACTGGAAGCGGTCCGATCGCTGGTGCGCCAGAGGGGTATAGCTGTTGCGGAAACCTTTAATCACCTGGACAGGCAACTGACAGATCTTGCTGAAGATCTGGATGCCTCAGTAAAAATAAAAGTTGACGAAATAAATAACATTGCCGGCCAGGTTGCTGCACTGAATGACCAGATTGTCAGGGTTGAAGTACAGGGAGATAACGCCAATGATTTGCGGGACAAAAGGGACCTGCTGCTGGATGAACTTTCAAAAATAGTCCAGATTACCGTTAAAGAAGATAATTCCGGAGCTGTGACTGTTTCCATAGGAGGTCGGGCCCTGGTTTCTGCTGCAGGAGTCAGTAAAATTTCCGCAGTACCCAACGGGGCAAATAATGGGTATGTGGATTTACAGTGGGCTGTTGACGGTACGGCAGTTTCTATACAGTCCGGCAGCATAAAAGGTATGCTTGATATACGGGATATAACTATACCCTCTTATAGGCAACAACTGGATGACCTGGCCAATGCGCTGGTAACTTCAGTCAATGCTGAACATGTTGCCGGATACGGGCTGAATAAGACGGCTGCTGACCCGCACTTTAATTTCTTTGATGCAGCGGGTACGACGGCGGCGACGATTTCCATTGATGCGGCCATATTGGGTGATCTCGACAATATTGCCGCCGCTTCCACGGCAGCAGACCCATTGGCATCGCCTTCGGTGGAAAATTCGGGAGATGGCTCTAACGCATTAAATATTGCTGAGCTTAAACATCAGGCTTTACTTGGCACGGCCACGTTGGATGATTACTACAGAGGCATGATAGCCCAACTGGGTGTTGAAGCCCAGGAAAGCAGCAGGATGGTAGATAACCAGAACCTGCTCCTCTCCCAACTGGAAAACCGCAGGCAGGAAGTTTCCGGCGTTTCCCTGGATGAGGAAATGACCAATATGATCAAGTTTCAGCATGCCTACAATGCTGCGGCACGGACAATAACGGCCATGGACGAGATGTTGGACACCATCGTCAACAGGCTGGGGCTGGTTGGGAGATAA
- a CDS encoding flagellin, whose product MRINNNIPALFAQNRLANTNNALAKSLEKLSSGLRINRAGDDAAGLAISEKMRGQVGGLNQAVRNAQDAISLIQTAEGALNETHSILQRMRELAVQAANDTNTTADRKKIKDELIQLKAEIDRIASQTEFNTKKLLNGTFTGKFHIGANTGQNISLNITTQTANALGVSATRLSIDGGSKSQQQSIANKLIGYVDTAISDVSDERSKLGAYQNRLEHTISNLQTSVENLQAAESRIRDVDMAAEMVKFTKNQILTQAGTAMLAQANMAPQGVLKLLG is encoded by the coding sequence ATGCGGATTAACAACAACATTCCTGCGCTATTTGCGCAAAACAGACTGGCTAATACTAACAATGCTTTGGCCAAGTCGCTGGAGAAACTTTCTTCGGGTTTAAGGATTAACCGGGCCGGAGACGATGCAGCGGGTCTGGCTATTTCCGAAAAAATGCGCGGCCAGGTAGGCGGTTTGAACCAAGCTGTACGTAACGCCCAGGATGCTATATCCTTAATCCAGACCGCTGAAGGCGCGTTGAACGAAACCCACAGTATTTTGCAAAGGATGCGCGAATTGGCTGTCCAGGCTGCAAACGACACCAACACTACTGCTGACCGTAAAAAGATCAAAGACGAGTTAATTCAATTGAAAGCGGAAATTGACAGGATTGCCAGCCAAACCGAGTTTAACACCAAGAAGTTATTAAACGGTACGTTTACAGGCAAGTTCCATATTGGTGCCAACACTGGTCAAAATATTAGTTTAAACATAACCACCCAGACTGCTAACGCTTTAGGTGTTTCTGCAACTAGACTTTCGATTGATGGTGGTTCAAAATCTCAACAACAGAGTATTGCCAACAAGTTAATTGGCTACGTTGATACAGCGATTAGTGATGTATCTGATGAGCGTTCCAAGCTGGGTGCTTACCAGAACCGTCTGGAGCATACCATTTCCAATCTGCAGACTTCTGTCGAGAACCTGCAGGCTGCTGAGTCCCGGATCCGTGACGTTGACATGGCTGCTGAAATGGTCAAGTTCACCAAGAACCAGATTCTCACCCAGGCCGGTACTGCGATGCTGGCCCAGGCCAACATGGCACCGCAGGGCGTGCTGAAGTTATTGGGTTAA
- a CDS encoding Rrf2 family transcriptional regulator — translation MSESASYIQKEIIRILKENRTSYANPMNSLAISRRLNATPSYIREQAKRLSDQGLLNVRRGPGGGYFIDSNGEDNS, via the coding sequence GTGTCCGAATCGGCAAGTTATATCCAAAAGGAGATTATTCGGATATTAAAGGAAAACCGCACCAGTTATGCCAATCCTATGAACTCATTGGCTATCAGCCGCCGGTTAAACGCTACGCCATCATATATCAGGGAGCAGGCCAAACGGCTGTCAGACCAGGGTTTGCTTAATGTACGGCGTGGGCCGGGTGGTGGTTATTTTATTGACTCTAATGGGGAGGACAATTCATGA
- a CDS encoding DUF6470 family protein — translation MDFKITQQFGQIGINYTQPFMDIRTRQADMQLITVPPEIEINIDYPRVHIDQTQALADIGYKKVIALEAEQAHEGQATVLSGIERVAREGDSLARSAGRGTALIADIAWQNSFDNRDYNVAAIPHTPPKIWFTGGINIIVRPGNVRLQVNPNFPEIKFAPGKVNIYLEQEPLLKIETTGTYLDLVI, via the coding sequence ATGGACTTTAAGATAACTCAGCAATTCGGGCAGATAGGGATCAACTACACTCAGCCCTTCATGGACATACGAACCAGGCAGGCGGACATGCAGTTGATTACGGTGCCGCCCGAAATAGAGATTAATATTGATTATCCACGGGTTCATATAGACCAGACCCAGGCTTTGGCCGATATAGGCTACAAAAAAGTTATCGCACTGGAGGCAGAGCAGGCCCACGAAGGACAAGCTACTGTACTTTCCGGTATTGAGCGGGTAGCCCGGGAAGGGGACAGCCTGGCGCGTTCAGCCGGCCGGGGAACAGCCCTTATTGCGGACATTGCCTGGCAGAATTCTTTTGACAACCGTGATTACAATGTGGCAGCAATTCCACATACGCCCCCGAAAATTTGGTTTACCGGGGGTATTAATATAATTGTCAGGCCCGGTAATGTCCGGTTGCAGGTAAACCCGAACTTTCCGGAAATCAAATTTGCACCGGGTAAGGTAAATATTTATCTGGAACAGGAGCCTTTATTAAAAATCGAAACCACCGGCACTTATCTGGATTTAGTTATTTAA
- a CDS encoding motility associated factor glycosyltransferase family protein, translating into MSIWLNSANNPDRLLKLYPGIDRFIMSGTEGEVTVEEARSGKLTLKAKDKTGRCFYLHSPSDPVKEAERLIARQGLQQGQKVALVGLGLGYHLAEILSQVGSDGQVIVFEPNASVLKAFLVLLPDEGIDLLLAPQVKLVTGLDLGEFVCELRLVLEHISTKGGKLIVHSPSLRLWPEEFEPIKQVIQEWKVKTGTSETGEMLMAENYKKNLPYITKDLPVNHFFGRLSGVPLVIISAGPSLDKNIGDLKKLKGKAVIMAVGTALGPLYKAGIKPDLIIVTDPSPVVMKQIKGILLDVPLIYLPTVFSDVVATHQGTRLVAFQTGYEESERCARELGLETVKTGGSVATTALDIAIRTGAEPIIFVGQDLAYTGNKTHASNTVYDRQRITPDNMLFIDGIRGEKVSTSISWLIFLKWIERRIAEEKGRIFVNATEGGALIRGTITMPLAEVIEKYIDSRVNVVELLQNLFGEGKDNK; encoded by the coding sequence TTGTCGATATGGTTGAACTCTGCCAATAATCCGGACAGGCTGCTTAAACTGTACCCGGGAATTGACAGGTTTATTATGAGTGGCACTGAAGGGGAAGTGACCGTTGAGGAAGCCAGGAGCGGAAAACTTACTCTGAAAGCTAAAGACAAAACCGGACGGTGCTTTTACCTGCACAGCCCTTCAGACCCGGTAAAAGAAGCTGAACGGCTTATTGCCAGGCAGGGGCTGCAGCAGGGGCAAAAGGTGGCGCTGGTTGGGTTGGGGCTTGGCTATCATCTGGCTGAAATACTCAGTCAGGTAGGCAGCGATGGACAGGTAATTGTTTTTGAGCCTAACGCGTCGGTATTAAAAGCTTTTCTGGTTTTGCTGCCTGATGAAGGAATCGATTTGCTGCTGGCGCCCCAGGTAAAACTGGTTACCGGACTTGATTTAGGGGAATTTGTTTGTGAGCTCCGCCTTGTATTGGAACATATTTCCACCAAAGGTGGCAAACTAATAGTTCACAGTCCGTCCTTACGGTTATGGCCGGAGGAGTTTGAACCAATTAAACAGGTCATACAGGAATGGAAAGTTAAAACAGGAACCAGTGAAACCGGAGAAATGCTCATGGCAGAAAATTATAAGAAAAACTTGCCCTATATCACAAAGGACTTGCCGGTTAACCACTTTTTTGGCAGGCTGAGCGGGGTTCCTCTTGTAATAATTTCGGCCGGGCCTTCTCTGGACAAAAATATTGGTGACCTGAAAAAGTTAAAAGGTAAGGCTGTCATCATGGCTGTGGGAACAGCGCTTGGCCCTTTATATAAGGCTGGCATAAAACCGGATCTGATCATTGTCACTGATCCGTCCCCCGTTGTCATGAAGCAGATCAAAGGAATTCTTCTTGATGTTCCGTTAATCTACTTGCCTACAGTATTTTCCGATGTGGTTGCTACCCACCAGGGTACCCGGTTGGTAGCTTTTCAAACCGGTTACGAAGAGAGTGAACGTTGCGCCAGGGAACTGGGGCTGGAGACTGTAAAAACAGGTGGTTCTGTCGCCACTACAGCTCTTGACATTGCTATCAGAACCGGTGCCGAACCGATTATTTTTGTCGGACAGGACCTGGCTTATACCGGCAATAAGACGCATGCAAGCAATACTGTTTATGACCGGCAGAGGATTACGCCGGACAATATGCTTTTTATTGATGGAATTCGGGGAGAAAAGGTGTCTACCAGCATAAGTTGGCTGATTTTTCTTAAATGGATAGAAAGGCGTATAGCTGAAGAGAAGGGCAGGATTTTTGTTAACGCCACGGAAGGCGGGGCCTTGATCAGGGGCACAATTACAATGCCTTTGGCAGAAGTAATTGAAAAATATATTGATTCACGAGTTAATGTTGTTGAGTTATTGCAGAATCTGTTCGGTGAAGGGAAAGATAACAAATGA